In Enterocloster clostridioformis, one genomic interval encodes:
- a CDS encoding ABC transporter ATP-binding protein, whose protein sequence is MGNILEIKDLSKNFKGLKAVDGVSFAVEEGGITGLIGSNGAGKTTVFNMISGVFPPTAGHIIYKNKEITGMKPYHYTSMGIARTFQIMKPLASMSVLDNVASGALYGRKKYKSVKEAKEYAEEILHFTGLYERKDWLPGEMGTPFKKRLELARALATDPDMLLLDEVMAGLNPTETDEAVELIRKINENGTTILLIEHVMRAVANLCQKVVVMHHGEKITEGTPEMVMNDPYVIEIYLGKEEH, encoded by the coding sequence GTGGGCAATATATTGGAAATAAAGGATTTGAGTAAGAATTTCAAAGGACTGAAGGCTGTGGACGGAGTCAGCTTTGCTGTGGAGGAGGGCGGCATTACCGGGCTCATCGGTTCCAACGGAGCCGGAAAAACAACGGTATTCAATATGATCAGCGGCGTGTTCCCGCCTACGGCCGGTCATATTATCTATAAAAATAAAGAAATTACCGGCATGAAGCCATACCACTACACGTCCATGGGAATTGCCAGGACATTCCAGATCATGAAGCCTCTGGCATCCATGTCTGTATTGGATAACGTTGCCTCTGGCGCTTTGTATGGAAGAAAAAAGTATAAATCAGTGAAAGAGGCAAAGGAATACGCGGAGGAAATCCTGCATTTTACCGGATTGTACGAGCGGAAGGACTGGCTGCCGGGAGAAATGGGCACCCCCTTTAAGAAACGCCTGGAACTGGCCAGAGCCCTGGCCACGGACCCTGATATGCTGCTTCTGGATGAGGTTATGGCTGGCCTGAATCCCACGGAAACAGACGAGGCGGTGGAGCTGATTCGCAAAATCAATGAGAACGGAACCACCATACTGCTGATTGAGCATGTTATGAGAGCCGTGGCCAATCTCTGCCAGAAGGTGGTTGTGATGCATCACGGTGAGAAAATAACGGAGGGAACTCCGGAGATGGTAATGAATGACCCCTATGTCATCGAGATTTATCTTGGTAAGGAGGAGCATTGA
- a CDS encoding branched-chain amino acid ABC transporter permease, translated as MKKRIGSRQILLLILLLVAAVIPVFVRIPYLLSICVMTFYMASASLAWSILGGLTGQISLGHASFMGLGAYMSTLLLVKQNVSPWISIPLVFLFVGVLTALLLSPCFVLRGPYFSLVTIAFGEAFRNLMTNWDFAGKGQGLLLPFGENSLALLRFKSKVPYFYLSLLMVIAVYLIVRAIDRSKFGYALKTVREDEDTANAIGINPLKYKVLATFVSCGLIAVCGVFYANYIRFINPDIMIQAQSVEFVLPAVIGGIGSVTGPLIGAIILTPLAQYLNSTLSSIAPGANLLVYAIVLIVVILFRPRGIMGWYNGSKFKVKVDEMFYRLDGKK; from the coding sequence ATGAAGAAAAGAATAGGTTCCAGACAGATTTTATTATTGATTTTACTTCTAGTCGCGGCTGTGATACCCGTATTTGTCCGTATACCGTACCTGCTGTCGATTTGTGTGATGACATTTTACATGGCCAGCGCGTCTCTGGCCTGGAGTATCCTGGGCGGACTTACAGGCCAGATTTCCCTGGGCCATGCCTCCTTTATGGGACTGGGCGCATATATGTCAACCCTTTTGCTGGTTAAGCAGAATGTGTCGCCATGGATCAGCATTCCTCTGGTGTTTCTGTTTGTGGGAGTGTTAACCGCATTGCTGCTGTCTCCTTGTTTTGTTTTAAGAGGACCGTATTTTTCGCTGGTTACCATTGCTTTTGGAGAGGCGTTCCGCAATCTGATGACCAACTGGGATTTTGCCGGCAAGGGGCAGGGGCTTCTGCTTCCCTTTGGCGAAAATTCCCTGGCTCTGCTGAGATTCAAGAGCAAGGTGCCCTATTTTTATCTGTCACTTCTTATGGTAATAGCGGTATATCTGATTGTGCGAGCAATTGACCGTTCTAAGTTTGGATATGCCTTAAAGACGGTGAGGGAAGATGAAGACACGGCCAACGCAATCGGAATCAATCCACTCAAATATAAGGTGCTGGCGACCTTTGTCAGCTGCGGACTGATTGCTGTATGCGGAGTGTTCTACGCAAATTATATCCGTTTCATTAATCCGGATATCATGATTCAGGCGCAGTCCGTGGAATTCGTTCTTCCGGCTGTCATCGGAGGGATCGGAAGTGTGACAGGCCCCTTGATTGGAGCTATCATTCTTACGCCGCTGGCTCAGTATCTCAACTCTACCCTGAGCAGTATAGCGCCCGGAGCCAATCTGCTGGTTTACGCCATCGTTCTGATTGTGGTTATCCTGTTCCGGCCAAGGGGTATTATGGGCTGGTATAACGGCAGCAAATTCAAGGTAAAGGTCGATGAGATGTTTTACAGGCTTGACGGTAAAAAGTAA
- a CDS encoding ABC transporter substrate-binding protein, with protein MRKQLVALTLSVAVAAGMLSGCGGYGSGSGGQREAAKPAGTAGGAASEAAAAGSDSAAQPAKESAADGEPILIGALYPMTGALADSGQNMKDGIDLAVEEINAAGGISGRPIRIVYGDTQGANATGMTEMERLITQDKVMAVMGAYQSGVTEVVSQVAENYQVPMITANATSDSLTSHGYEYFFRLAPTNMMFIRDMERYLLDLSAKDPADDIDVKSVAVCADNTELGQQTATWAKYFVEKNGLEFKGEVLYSQGAADLTSEVLQLKSLNPDALIVDNYVSDAILLTKTMNEQGYKPNIMIAKANGYTESSYLPSVGGLANGILTATEFLPGDKGTKVSDAFKAKYGVDMNGHSAEAYTVVWIFRTALQNLADAGGEITSEALKDELSALEIKEAFPGGEEIILPYDTIKFSESEFNGIPYKNTNMDGKLTIAQFQDGSLVTVWPFEIAKHDTIYPAPFN; from the coding sequence ATGAGGAAACAATTGGTGGCATTGACATTAAGCGTTGCTGTGGCAGCGGGTATGCTGTCCGGGTGCGGGGGATATGGTTCTGGTTCAGGAGGACAGAGGGAGGCTGCAAAGCCCGCGGGCACGGCTGGGGGAGCGGCTTCGGAGGCCGCGGCCGCTGGCAGTGACAGCGCAGCGCAGCCGGCGAAGGAGTCCGCGGCTGACGGGGAGCCGATACTGATTGGCGCGCTGTATCCCATGACGGGAGCGCTGGCTGATTCGGGCCAGAACATGAAGGACGGCATTGACCTGGCTGTGGAGGAAATCAATGCGGCAGGGGGAATAAGCGGCCGTCCTATCCGGATTGTATACGGTGATACCCAGGGGGCCAATGCCACGGGCATGACTGAGATGGAGCGTTTGATTACACAGGATAAGGTGATGGCGGTAATGGGCGCATATCAGAGCGGCGTTACCGAGGTAGTGTCCCAGGTGGCGGAAAACTACCAGGTGCCGATGATAACAGCCAATGCCACGTCGGACTCCCTTACTTCTCACGGATACGAGTATTTCTTCCGCCTGGCGCCCACCAATATGATGTTTATACGTGATATGGAGCGGTATCTTCTGGATTTGTCAGCCAAGGATCCTGCGGATGATATTGATGTGAAGAGTGTTGCGGTCTGCGCGGACAACACCGAATTGGGACAGCAGACAGCAACCTGGGCAAAATACTTTGTGGAAAAGAACGGACTGGAGTTTAAGGGCGAGGTTCTTTACTCCCAGGGCGCGGCGGATTTGACCAGCGAGGTGCTGCAGTTAAAGTCCCTGAATCCGGACGCTCTCATTGTTGACAATTATGTATCGGATGCAATCCTCCTTACAAAGACCATGAATGAGCAGGGATACAAACCTAACATTATGATAGCCAAGGCAAACGGTTATACGGAATCCTCCTATCTGCCGTCCGTGGGCGGTCTTGCAAACGGAATCCTTACAGCCACGGAATTCCTGCCTGGAGACAAGGGGACCAAGGTTTCGGATGCGTTTAAGGCAAAGTACGGTGTTGATATGAACGGGCATTCCGCTGAGGCGTACACGGTGGTGTGGATATTCAGGACAGCCCTTCAGAACCTGGCGGATGCAGGCGGGGAGATTACCTCTGAAGCGTTAAAGGATGAGCTGAGCGCTCTGGAAATTAAAGAAGCCTTCCCGGGAGGCGAGGAGATTATTCTTCCTTATGATACCATCAAGTTCTCCGAGTCTGAATTTAACGGTATTCCTTATAAGAATACCAACATGGACGGCAAGCTGACAATCGCTCAGTTCCAGGATGGTTCGCTTGTTACTGTATGGCCGTTTGAAATTGCAAAACACGATACCATTTATCCGGCGCCGTTCAATTAA
- a CDS encoding SDR family oxidoreductase — protein MILDLEGRRAVVTGGGRGLGYGIAQALHGSGAEVIITGRTGKALEAAAEIGGSGPSAYGVTGDLSKKQQREAVCERIMEIYNGRVDILVNAAGALNRCAAFEVLPDDWNEVIELNLNAVFFMSQRIGKSMAARHYGKIINIASMDSFFGSVLVPAYSASKGGVAQLTKALSNEWAAEGINVNAIAPGYMATALTDTMKVKNPAQYEETTRRIPMGRWGTAEDLKGLAVFLASDASAYISGAVIPVDGGFLGR, from the coding sequence ATGATACTTGATTTAGAAGGACGCCGGGCGGTTGTCACGGGAGGCGGCAGGGGACTGGGATATGGAATTGCCCAGGCGTTGCACGGCTCCGGGGCAGAGGTAATCATAACCGGCAGGACAGGGAAGGCGTTGGAAGCTGCCGCGGAAATAGGAGGCAGCGGACCTTCAGCTTATGGAGTGACAGGAGATTTAAGTAAGAAGCAGCAGCGGGAAGCTGTCTGTGAGCGGATTATGGAGATTTACAACGGGCGTGTTGATATCCTGGTTAACGCGGCCGGAGCATTGAACAGATGCGCTGCTTTTGAGGTGCTGCCGGATGACTGGAATGAAGTAATCGAGCTTAACCTGAACGCCGTGTTCTTCATGTCTCAGAGGATTGGGAAGTCTATGGCGGCCCGTCATTACGGAAAGATTATCAACATAGCGTCCATGGATTCCTTTTTCGGCAGTGTTCTGGTTCCTGCCTACAGTGCCAGCAAAGGCGGAGTTGCCCAGCTGACAAAAGCGTTATCCAATGAGTGGGCGGCAGAAGGAATCAATGTCAATGCCATTGCTCCGGGATACATGGCCACGGCACTGACGGACACCATGAAGGTGAAGAATCCTGCCCAATACGAGGAGACCACCCGCAGGATACCCATGGGAAGATGGGGGACCGCGGAGGATCTTAAGGGGCTGGCTGTGTTTTTGGCTTCCGATGCCTCTGCTTATATATCGGGGGCGGTTATCCCGGTAGACGGAGGTTTTTTGGGGAGGTAG
- the ltrA gene encoding group II intron reverse transcriptase/maturase: METKLARISQLSSEHPEMVFTSIGHLINKELLKECHKEMDGKKAVGIDGITKEDYEVNLEENLDELIRKMKKKAYKPKPAKRVEIPKENGKTRPLSISCYEDKLVQEALRRILEAVFEPHFYEEMMGFRPGRNCHMALRRLNGMLEREKTNWVLDADIKGFFDHLDHEWIVKFIESRIKDPTIIRLVRRMLKAGIMRDFRYEETEEGAGQGSDCSPVIANIYMHYVLIWWFREKVQPVMRGYAGLVVYADDFVGCFQYKSDAEIFYEHLKRRMKYFGLELEESKTRLIEFGRFAESNRKDRGKGRPETFTFLGFTHYCSHGRTGKFRVKRKTSKKKLAKKSREINAMIRDMRFLEINRIVKKLNEVLTGYYHYYGITDNSRSLNSFNNVVWFRLFYWLNRRSQRRSYTKEGYKELMRQFPLVRPRIYVSIYG; this comes from the coding sequence ATGGAAACGAAATTGGCGAGAATATCACAGTTGTCAAGCGAACATCCGGAAATGGTATTTACGTCCATAGGGCATCTGATTAATAAAGAGTTACTGAAAGAATGCCACAAGGAGATGGATGGAAAGAAAGCGGTAGGAATTGATGGAATTACCAAAGAGGACTACGAAGTAAATTTGGAAGAAAACTTAGATGAATTAATCAGGAAAATGAAGAAGAAGGCATACAAGCCCAAACCGGCAAAACGGGTGGAAATACCAAAAGAAAATGGAAAGACCCGCCCGCTCAGTATATCCTGCTATGAGGATAAGTTAGTACAGGAAGCGCTAAGGCGAATACTGGAAGCAGTGTTCGAGCCCCATTTCTACGAAGAAATGATGGGATTCCGCCCAGGAAGGAACTGCCACATGGCATTAAGGAGACTGAATGGGATGCTGGAAAGGGAAAAGACGAATTGGGTGCTGGACGCAGACATTAAAGGGTTTTTCGACCATTTAGACCATGAATGGATAGTAAAGTTCATAGAATCGCGGATAAAAGACCCGACCATTATCAGACTGGTAAGACGGATGCTGAAAGCGGGAATCATGAGAGATTTCAGATATGAGGAGACAGAAGAAGGGGCAGGCCAAGGCTCGGACTGCTCCCCGGTCATAGCCAATATATATATGCACTATGTGCTGATATGGTGGTTCAGGGAGAAAGTACAGCCAGTGATGAGAGGATATGCGGGGCTGGTAGTCTATGCGGATGATTTTGTGGGATGCTTCCAATATAAATCAGATGCAGAAATATTTTATGAACACTTAAAGCGCAGAATGAAGTACTTTGGACTAGAATTGGAGGAAAGCAAGACAAGGTTGATTGAATTTGGCCGATTCGCAGAAAGTAACCGGAAAGACCGGGGAAAAGGGAGGCCGGAGACGTTCACATTCCTGGGATTCACGCATTACTGTTCGCATGGCAGGACGGGAAAGTTCAGAGTAAAGAGGAAAACCAGTAAGAAAAAGCTTGCAAAGAAAAGCAGGGAAATAAACGCCATGATAAGAGACATGAGGTTTCTGGAGATAAACAGGATAGTAAAGAAACTAAATGAAGTACTGACTGGTTATTATCATTATTACGGAATTACTGACAATTCAAGAAGCCTGAACTCATTCAATAATGTGGTATGGTTTAGGTTATTCTACTGGCTGAACAGAAGAAGTCAGAGAAGGAGCTATACGAAGGAAGGATATAAGGAACTAATGAGACAGTTCCCGCTTGTGCGGCCACGTATTTATGTCAGTATATACGGATAA
- a CDS encoding LacI family DNA-binding transcriptional regulator: MSIQKKDKYTISDVARMLGVSRSTISRAMNNSPGVGEELRKKVLDFVEEIGYQPNTIARSLSKGRQSIIALIVSDIRNPFYADLTFYIQKILHNNGYMLMVLNSEYDIRREKEFIHMAIQFNFSGVFLLTAQSEEIEEELENIEIPVVLVNRILGSYEGDSVLSDNFKAGYIATMHLIELGYPEIAFVKGPDVSSASEQRFRGYRQALENYRLPFKEQNVFKGDLKLDTGSELAKIYISDLKNRPKGIVVSNDMMAIGFVERCRESGVKIPERISVVSFDNIVFSSLYDIGLTTVSQHVREMSEHAARLMLKQLKTPREKPERVILDPTLIVRRTTCPYVPEQDGE; this comes from the coding sequence ATGAGTATCCAGAAAAAAGATAAGTATACTATTTCCGACGTGGCCCGGATGCTGGGGGTATCGCGTTCCACTATTTCCAGAGCCATGAATAATTCTCCGGGAGTCGGGGAGGAGCTGCGCAAAAAGGTGCTGGATTTTGTGGAGGAGATAGGTTATCAGCCTAATACAATAGCCAGAAGTCTGAGCAAGGGCAGACAGAGCATCATCGCGCTGATTGTCAGTGACATCCGTAATCCGTTTTATGCGGATCTTACCTTCTACATTCAGAAGATTCTTCACAACAATGGATATATGCTGATGGTCCTGAACAGCGAATATGATATCAGACGGGAAAAAGAGTTCATTCATATGGCTATCCAGTTTAATTTTTCAGGTGTGTTTTTGCTTACTGCCCAATCAGAGGAAATTGAAGAGGAATTAGAGAATATTGAGATTCCGGTTGTGCTGGTAAACAGGATCCTGGGGTCCTATGAAGGGGATTCCGTGCTGTCGGACAATTTTAAGGCCGGTTACATTGCGACCATGCACCTAATTGAGCTGGGGTATCCGGAGATAGCCTTTGTGAAGGGGCCGGATGTCTCGTCGGCGTCGGAGCAGCGTTTCAGGGGATACAGACAGGCGCTGGAGAATTACCGGCTCCCTTTTAAGGAACAAAATGTATTCAAAGGTGATTTGAAGCTGGACACGGGAAGCGAACTGGCAAAGATTTATATATCGGATTTGAAGAACCGTCCAAAGGGAATCGTGGTTTCCAACGATATGATGGCCATTGGGTTTGTTGAGCGCTGCCGGGAGTCGGGGGTTAAGATTCCGGAACGGATTTCCGTGGTGAGTTTCGACAATATTGTTTTTTCGTCCCTCTATGACATTGGCCTGACAACGGTGAGCCAGCATGTCAGAGAGATGAGCGAGCACGCTGCCCGTCTGATGTTAAAGCAGCTGAAAACCCCCCGGGAAAAGCCGGAACGGGTGATACTTGACCCTACATTGATTGTGCGCAGAACCACATGCCCGTATGTTCCTGAACAGGATGGGGAATAG
- a CDS encoding class I adenylate-forming enzyme family protein has product MINGTTLWNRSYTADMIEKTFSGKTYLTYPNLPANLYDALSLSAARRPDKTAAVDDNGTAYTYTELRDMADHFSSYLYYISDIKPGTKTGVMMFNSVEFCVTFLALTKLGAVVIPLPSKYSRNEVLSLTAKADLQYILCDEKFYDWFVPLETSGVHIMKPGRGKNGFGFSHLCASYLSPVPSLGREEDDALIMFTSGTTSQSKGVIIKNYSIMHAIVSYQRIFQITDRDSTLIPIPIYLVTGLVALLGLTLYAGGTVYLHKFFDAKRVLRDVNDKEITFLHSAPAVFSLLLRKKDSFPSLPSLRLLACGSSNMSKEKLTEIHRWLPCAAFHTVYGLTETCSPATIFPGDASTSSYIGSSGLPIPGTCFCILDDSGSQMQTGQVGEIAVRGTVVLDRYYQKGTGGLDGDGWLRTGDLGYFNGEGYLFIVDRKKDMINRGGEKIWSFDVENELYRLDGIDEAAVVGIPHDIYGEVPVAAVKLSPESILTEQQIQELLKCRIAKYMIPSRIIFLDELPLTPNNKVNKSAIRKLFMQPEH; this is encoded by the coding sequence ATGATTAACGGAACAACTCTTTGGAATCGCTCTTATACTGCGGATATGATAGAAAAGACCTTTTCCGGCAAGACTTATTTGACCTATCCCAATCTTCCCGCCAACTTATATGACGCATTATCCTTATCTGCCGCACGCCGTCCGGACAAGACAGCCGCTGTGGATGATAACGGCACCGCCTATACCTACACGGAACTGAGGGACATGGCCGACCATTTTTCTTCTTACCTATATTACATATCGGATATCAAGCCGGGAACCAAGACAGGCGTCATGATGTTCAACAGTGTTGAATTCTGCGTAACCTTCCTGGCTCTTACAAAGCTGGGAGCCGTGGTCATACCGCTGCCCAGTAAATACAGCCGGAACGAAGTGCTTTCACTGACGGCAAAGGCCGATCTCCAGTACATCCTGTGTGATGAAAAGTTTTATGACTGGTTTGTGCCGTTAGAAACCTCCGGCGTCCATATCATGAAGCCCGGACGGGGTAAGAACGGATTTGGTTTTTCCCACCTGTGCGCCTCCTATCTCAGCCCTGTGCCGTCTCTTGGCAGGGAAGAGGATGACGCGCTCATCATGTTCACCTCCGGCACCACCTCTCAGAGCAAGGGAGTCATTATCAAGAATTACAGCATCATGCACGCCATTGTCTCCTACCAAAGAATTTTCCAGATAACGGACAGGGACTCAACCCTCATTCCCATCCCCATCTATCTGGTAACCGGGCTGGTGGCGCTTCTGGGGCTGACCCTGTATGCAGGCGGAACCGTTTACCTGCACAAGTTCTTTGATGCCAAAAGGGTTCTCAGGGATGTAAACGACAAGGAAATCACATTCCTCCACTCCGCACCCGCTGTATTTTCCCTGCTGCTAAGGAAAAAGGACAGTTTTCCTTCCCTTCCCAGTCTCAGGCTTCTGGCCTGCGGAAGCAGCAACATGTCAAAGGAAAAACTGACAGAGATCCACCGCTGGCTGCCCTGCGCCGCATTTCACACCGTATATGGGCTGACCGAGACATGCTCGCCTGCCACCATCTTTCCGGGCGATGCCTCCACCAGCAGTTACATTGGTTCCTCGGGCCTTCCCATTCCCGGCACCTGCTTTTGCATACTGGACGACTCAGGTTCACAGATGCAGACAGGCCAGGTAGGGGAAATCGCGGTCAGGGGGACCGTTGTCCTGGACCGGTATTATCAAAAGGGAACCGGCGGGCTGGACGGAGACGGCTGGCTCCGTACCGGAGACCTGGGATATTTTAACGGGGAGGGGTATCTGTTTATCGTGGACCGGAAAAAGGACATGATAAACCGGGGCGGAGAAAAAATATGGAGCTTTGATGTTGAAAATGAGCTGTACAGGCTGGACGGGATCGATGAGGCGGCCGTGGTGGGAATTCCCCATGATATATACGGCGAGGTGCCTGTGGCCGCGGTGAAGCTGTCTCCCGAAAGCATTCTGACGGAACAGCAGATACAGGAATTGCTGAAATGCAGGATTGCCAAATACATGATTCCTTCCCGCATCATCTTCCTGGACGAGCTCCCTCTCACACCCAATAACAAAGTAAACAAATCAGCCATACGGAAACTTTTCATGCAGCCAGAACATTAA
- a CDS encoding ABC transporter ATP-binding protein, which produces MADRYFKVNKINVRYGDIQVLWDIEFTADKGEIVALVGSNGAGESTAVKSCAGLLRPFQGNICLDGHDLTGAACRTFIDHGIILVPEGRQLFPSMTIYENLEMGASSKAAKAAKKDTIERIYNWFPKLKDRKNQLAGTLSGGEQQMLAFSRGMMGLPKLLIMDEPSLGLAPNIVDIIFSIAKEVAQESGLTIILVEQDVRKALRIANRGYVIENGQITVSGTAEELLDNDEVKKAYLGF; this is translated from the coding sequence ATGGCAGACAGGTATTTTAAGGTAAATAAAATCAATGTCCGGTATGGGGACATTCAGGTGCTTTGGGATATTGAATTTACAGCGGATAAAGGGGAAATCGTAGCCCTGGTGGGAAGCAACGGAGCGGGGGAGAGCACGGCAGTCAAGTCCTGCGCCGGTCTGCTCAGGCCGTTTCAGGGAAATATCTGTTTGGATGGACATGATCTCACCGGTGCGGCCTGCAGAACCTTTATTGACCACGGGATTATCCTGGTTCCGGAGGGCAGGCAGTTGTTTCCTTCCATGACAATCTATGAGAATCTGGAGATGGGAGCCAGCAGCAAGGCGGCGAAGGCGGCTAAGAAGGATACCATTGAGCGGATTTATAACTGGTTTCCTAAACTGAAGGACAGAAAGAACCAGCTGGCAGGCACCTTAAGCGGAGGCGAACAGCAGATGCTTGCCTTTTCCAGGGGCATGATGGGGCTCCCAAAGCTTCTTATCATGGATGAACCCTCGCTGGGACTGGCCCCCAACATTGTGGACATCATATTCTCCATCGCGAAAGAGGTGGCGCAGGAGTCCGGGCTTACCATTATTCTGGTGGAACAGGATGTAAGGAAGGCGCTGAGGATTGCCAACAGGGGCTATGTGATTGAAAATGGCCAGATTACCGTATCTGGCACAGCGGAAGAACTTTTGGACAACGATGAGGTGAAAAAGGCGTATCTTGGATTTTAG
- a CDS encoding branched-chain amino acid ABC transporter permease — MNIFLQAAANGIMVGGIYALIGMSLTLIFGVMKIINFCQGELLMLGMYISFVLFDQCGLDPFVAIPIVAVVMFAFGALLQSTLITRSLHGNDDTNVLFLTVGLGILFQNVALLYFKSDYRTAQSMFSEKIVQLGAINLSLPKVLSFVILLAVTILLFAFLKYTNIGKQIRATSQNSTGAQVCGIKTKMVYATTYGLGAAIAGITGACLMSFYYVFPTVGAVYGTRSFIVVTMGGLGSVIGAFVSGIVLGLMETVGAVVVGSSFKDTIVFLAFILILVVKQTVKTRRG; from the coding sequence ATGAATATATTTTTGCAGGCGGCTGCCAATGGGATTATGGTGGGCGGAATTTATGCACTCATAGGTATGAGCCTGACGCTGATTTTCGGAGTTATGAAGATTATCAATTTTTGCCAGGGCGAGCTGCTGATGCTGGGAATGTACATATCCTTTGTTCTGTTTGACCAATGCGGACTTGACCCCTTTGTGGCAATTCCCATTGTGGCGGTGGTAATGTTTGCGTTTGGGGCGCTTCTGCAGTCTACGCTGATTACGCGGTCCCTCCACGGAAATGACGATACCAATGTGTTGTTTTTAACGGTTGGTCTTGGAATTCTGTTCCAGAATGTAGCGCTTCTTTATTTCAAGTCGGATTACAGAACGGCCCAGAGTATGTTTTCCGAGAAAATCGTGCAGCTGGGAGCTATAAACTTAAGCCTTCCAAAGGTGCTGAGCTTTGTGATTCTTCTGGCGGTAACTATTCTGTTGTTTGCTTTCTTAAAGTATACCAATATAGGAAAACAAATTCGCGCCACTTCCCAGAACAGTACCGGAGCGCAGGTCTGCGGTATCAAGACAAAGATGGTCTATGCCACTACATACGGTCTGGGAGCCGCCATTGCGGGAATCACCGGAGCCTGTCTGATGTCCTTCTATTATGTATTTCCTACGGTTGGGGCCGTATATGGGACAAGGTCCTTCATTGTAGTGACCATGGGCGGACTGGGGAGCGTAATCGGAGCCTTTGTCAGCGGTATTGTGCTGGGACTTATGGAAACCGTGGGAGCGGTGGTTGTGGGTTCCTCCTTTAAGGATACCATTGTGTTCCTGGCATTTATATTGATTCTGGTAGTGAAGCAGACAGTGAAAACAAGACGGGGGTAG